From the genome of Nitratidesulfovibrio sp., one region includes:
- a CDS encoding TraR/DksA family transcriptional regulator, whose product MTPNDRQKLRERIVADLARIAQDIEALKELTKPVPPGADGMDEVSRMDAIQNKSVNEAALAQLRNRQVGLEYALKRIDEDDPDFGFCVECGEPIPLARLMAMPEASRCVNCAD is encoded by the coding sequence ATGACGCCCAACGACAGACAAAAACTCCGCGAACGGATCGTCGCCGATCTCGCCCGCATCGCGCAGGACATCGAGGCCCTGAAGGAACTGACCAAGCCTGTTCCCCCCGGCGCGGACGGCATGGACGAAGTCTCGCGCATGGACGCCATCCAGAACAAGAGTGTCAACGAGGCCGCCCTGGCCCAGTTGCGCAATCGCCAGGTTGGCCTGGAATACGCCCTGAAGCGCATCGACGAGGACGACCCCGACTTCGGCTTCTGCGTGGAATGTGGCGAGCCCATCCCGCTGGCCCGGCTGATGGCCATGCCGGAAGCCAGCCGTTGCGTGAACTGCGCCGACTGA
- a CDS encoding glycosyltransferase, translated as MPHASLALAWQRLPLWLRIRLTHGSVGSVHRLRCAADAITRSQSPAASPANTTAPAGRDDLLRTGRELLLAAWEDDPCNGQLAGQVLLLHQRLPWLHPALAALLAAVHGAWRRPADLARYERLAAQADWVRLQRHVDAERERDPDNLFWVQQAVAVGELSGDLDWLDGHLHRAAARLAPSGGSALSGGPGTSGASPLAPLFDHLHGCLAANRASSCVGLADGGATAARHHDAALAHFRDAALAVSGLPASAPTASDRSGTAAPGSGCWLAPVEHAAHCLVRLGDAPAALPLWDAVLSARPWHVNLALRAHDVWRGVDTPDAVPAGSTAVLLYSWNKAQELDTALTHLAPGLPDMARIALLDNGSTDGTGDVVRTWADRFGADRCTAVHLPVNVGAAAARNWLMHLPEVAACDFAAYLDDDAAVPADWLRRLAGAVRRQPDAAAWGGRTLDWHAPYVVQSADLHLTAHFRAPEGTPADLAAFADDTPPPSGNATGNNAGNTTGEPQRDTLSPEVAFSPARAHALPFSVSDLHAQVTDMGRFDYLRPCISVTGCCHMFRTADLLEAGGFSLSLSPSQYDDLEHDLRRARAGRMACYTGFLPVRHMKRSGKAVRMGAAQFGNGLGNRYKLSGMFDAAEVLAMRRREFEALERDLLRKLAALGTRTGA; from the coding sequence ATGCCGCACGCCTCCCTTGCCCTTGCCTGGCAGCGCCTGCCGCTGTGGCTGCGCATTCGCCTGACGCATGGCAGCGTGGGGTCCGTCCACCGGCTGCGTTGCGCGGCCGATGCCATCACCCGCTCGCAATCCCCCGCCGCTTCGCCCGCCAACACCACTGCCCCCGCAGGGCGTGACGACCTGCTGCGCACTGGTCGCGAACTGCTGCTGGCCGCGTGGGAAGACGACCCCTGCAACGGCCAGTTGGCCGGGCAGGTGCTGCTGCTGCATCAACGTTTGCCTTGGCTGCATCCCGCGCTGGCCGCGCTGCTGGCCGCCGTGCACGGGGCCTGGCGCCGCCCGGCGGACCTTGCCCGCTACGAACGGCTGGCCGCCCAGGCCGACTGGGTGCGCCTGCAACGCCATGTGGACGCCGAACGCGAACGCGACCCGGACAACCTGTTCTGGGTGCAGCAGGCCGTAGCCGTGGGCGAACTATCCGGCGACCTGGACTGGCTGGACGGGCACCTGCACCGGGCCGCAGCCCGGCTTGCCCCGTCTGGCGGATCTGCCCTGTCTGGCGGACCCGGCACGTCTGGCGCATCTCCCCTCGCCCCGCTTTTCGACCATCTTCACGGCTGCCTGGCGGCCAACCGCGCCTCATCCTGTGTGGGGCTTGCTGATGGCGGGGCCACCGCCGCCCGCCACCATGACGCCGCACTGGCCCATTTTCGCGATGCCGCACTGGCCGTGTCCGGCCTGCCTGCGTCCGCACCCACTGCATCTGATCGGTCGGGCACCGCCGCACCGGGCAGTGGCTGCTGGCTGGCCCCGGTGGAACATGCCGCCCACTGCCTGGTCCGCCTGGGCGATGCCCCCGCCGCCTTGCCCCTGTGGGACGCGGTGCTGTCCGCCCGGCCCTGGCACGTCAACCTCGCCCTGCGCGCCCACGACGTCTGGCGCGGCGTGGATACCCCGGATGCCGTACCCGCCGGGTCCACCGCCGTGCTGCTCTATTCGTGGAACAAGGCGCAGGAACTGGACACCGCCCTCACTCACCTGGCACCCGGCCTGCCGGACATGGCCCGTATTGCCCTGCTGGACAATGGCTCCACAGACGGCACCGGCGACGTGGTGCGCACCTGGGCCGACCGGTTCGGCGCGGACCGCTGCACCGCCGTGCACCTGCCGGTCAACGTGGGGGCCGCCGCCGCGCGCAACTGGCTGATGCACCTGCCCGAGGTGGCCGCCTGCGACTTTGCCGCCTATCTGGACGACGACGCCGCCGTGCCCGCCGACTGGCTGCGCCGCCTGGCCGGGGCGGTGCGCCGCCAGCCGGATGCCGCCGCCTGGGGCGGGCGCACCCTGGACTGGCATGCCCCGTATGTTGTCCAGTCCGCCGACCTGCACCTGACCGCGCACTTTCGCGCACCGGAAGGCACCCCGGCGGATCTTGCCGCCTTCGCCGACGACACCCCGCCCCCGTCAGGCAACGCTACGGGCAACAATGCAGGCAACACCACCGGCGAACCGCAACGCGACACCCTGTCGCCGGAGGTGGCCTTTTCCCCGGCCCGTGCACATGCACTGCCCTTTTCCGTCAGCGACCTGCACGCCCAGGTCACGGACATGGGTCGGTTCGACTACCTGCGGCCCTGCATCTCGGTGACCGGATGCTGCCACATGTTCCGCACCGCCGACCTGCTGGAGGCCGGGGGATTTTCCCTTTCGCTGTCGCCCTCGCAGTACGACGACCTGGAACACGACCTGCGCCGGGCCCGCGCCGGGCGCATGGCCTGCTACACCGGTTTTCTGCCCGTGCGCCACATGAAACGCAGCGGCAAGGCCGTGCGCATGGGCGCGGCGCAGTTCGGCAACGGCCTTGGCAACCGCTACAAGCTTTCGGGCATGTTCGACGCGGCCGAGGTGCTGGCCATGCGCCGCCGCGAGTTCGAGGCACTGGAACGCGACCTGCTGCGCAAGCTGGCGGCCCTGGGCACGCGCACGGGGGCCTGA